Genomic segment of Coffea arabica cultivar ET-39 chromosome 1e, Coffea Arabica ET-39 HiFi, whole genome shotgun sequence:
CAGAtcaaatgaaaatataaaaaagaaaaaactggattttcaaaattatgaTACAAAAAATTACTCGAAATAACAAGAGGAGAACGGCTATAAATACTAGAATTAATCtatcctacactgacagtgtatacactatcagcattGGATGAATAACAACtagacaaaatttgaatttgaaattcaacttttacacacaTATCTTGAATTaaatggtgatagtgtatacagtgttagtatatataagatttactctaaatATTATAGAAAGTCAAACCCCTTAAAGAGAAATAAATTCTCGAGTCAGGTTCAACTCCAGAAAATACTtaggattaatcttatatacactatcaccattaGATATATGATACACGTGCAAAATTTGTTCATGTATTATCCATCCAACCAtaatagtgtatataaaatttactcaaataCTTAATGGATGGCTATTTATCTTTCAATTGGGCTTCACTCATAAAAGTAACAAAAAAGTGTACCTAGATCATAAATAAACAACACAATGATGGAGTCAGCAGGTGCGAGTTATGGATTTCCAACAGCCTCTGAAAGAAAGATGAAAAGTAGCAGCGGTGGAAACACTCCTCCTCTTCCAGGAGGCTTTGTCCATAAAGGGTAAGATGACCCGGCTAAACACCAAAGATTTGCCATAACAAGTATATGCCATATGGGCCTATGGGGCCTCTGGGAGAGAGTACTAAAGTGTGGCGGAGTAAAAGTCAGATCCCACATGCAGTCCAAGAACAATTATTCAATAACGAACGAACAAAGCCCCTCCTATTCATTCATGAAAGGTTCTAGATCCAGTACACAAACAAAATCACTACTCAAAAGCCGTGCGAAAAGGACCATACCCCAACTCATCATGCATCCATAGTGTTCAAGAATTCTGTATCATCAGGTTATacatatttatttaaatatttacccCCACTTCAGAGTTGAAGggagaaaggaaagaagaagcaaaatcaagTAACGAGAGAAGAAGCCCCCACGGGTTTAATCACATGGTAGCAGGGTTTAATCACATAGTAGCAGCGTTTCCTTGGGACCTTTAGGTCCCGGGTTCGAAACTGCGCTATGGGGACGCTTGTGCACTTATCGTGCATTGGTTGGGTTGGGGCGCCGGGCTCgggccgcaggggattagtcgggccccgtaaggattgactCGGACACtcctgtgtcgacaaaaaaaaaaaaaaaagtaacgaGAGAAGAAGATAGCATACAAAGAAAAAGTTACAGTTTTATATTTTGGCACCGTAACGAATTTTTTATAGTATTAATAATTATGAATATATGTCACATGTGCATGATTTAACAGCAGTATATATATTTCTTGtatgattgttttttttttttttatgcattgTTAGCGTTAAAATGTCAGGAGTCTCACATTCTTCTCCACGTTTATTCCAACTCATGGAAGAAACGAAAGAAGTTTTTAGAGATGAACTCGTTTATTATTCTCTTTCCTTCTAAAGCTCACAATTGAAAGGAatgtttggtttttttttttttttttttttgttggttccAAGCCACTATTGTCTTGACTTCCAGATTTTTACCATCCAACCAAAGGGTTGGTGCATAATGATTCAACCTCAAAATGTATGAATGTTATGATTGACTCTGCTAGCTAAGTGTTTCCTGGGATTGAAAAGTCAAAAGAGTTACACGTATACTCCCATTCTGAACTTGTCCGAAGCCAATCTTAGACTAAAATCCTCAGCAATTCCAGAGCTCAAGCATATAGAAACGGAACGGGACTAGTAATCAAAGCCAAATCCATCGATTCAGTGACCAATAATCAAGACTGACTACGACTGAGAAGGCTACttgattgacaaaaaaaatgacCATGTGAGTTTGTACTTTGTACTGCCAGGGCCAGCAGGTGAAGGGAGGATAATGGGGTACTGATTGCCACATCCCCAGTAAAAGCGTTGAATTGCAGTGAAGCAataaaaaacatgaaaaaacaaaactaaaaaagaaaaacctgCTAAAGAAAGTGTGGTGGGGGTTGGGTGACAGAGGTTTCATTGCTGCACAGGCTACTACTCCCCATGTAAATTTAAGTCCATGACTCTCACTCCATTATTTCTGCTTTGAGCCAGTGACAGTGTGCAACTCAGAGATATAACTTCACTGGTCTATAATGCGGACAAACATGACTGGTGCGCTGGAAATATGATTGGCAAATCTGAAAGTTTCCACACACATAAGAAAAGAACCGGAAGGAGTCTTATATTGCAGCAAGCTGTGCGGCAAAAATCAACAAATACTTTAAATGAATAGAGCCAGTTTTAATTCATCCGAGGACAAGAACAAAGTACAAAAGATGCAGGCACAAGAGAAAGCTAACTCAGATCCCATCAATTCTGCATTATTTTGCCATTCTCCAGTTAACGATAgataaatccaaaaaaaaaaaaaaagcaactttCTACTGTTCCAAGAATAAGGAAAAGATGAAAGACGGGATCTTAAATGAAACCCTTGAAAATAGAAGGCCACAGAATTATGAGCACCAGGAGGCACATTTAGTTACAGGAATGTTTACAAAATTGTAAAACTAGTCCCCCTCTCGAGATATGAGGTACGGAGATCCAGATGATaacaaatttttggtcaatcAAAAAATGTCTGAAGAAACAACCTAAACCAAGGCCACATATCAGAGATCCATAGGTTTTGAGTAATCAATGGAGAAAATTCTCTCAACAACCCATGACAGCACAGTTGTAAACAAAGACCCCAGCATGCTCCTTCACACCAAGGACCTTCCAATCCAAAGTGCCATTCTTGGCCCCCGATGTTGGACTCCAAGAATTCAGCACAATTGCTTCACCTTCTGGGCCCCTTTGACCACCCACAACAAGAAGTTCTTTCCCACAGGCCTTGAAAGCTAGACCCCAACCGTTTGAAGAATCAGCCCTGACTGGGAGTCTTCCTAACACATCCCAAGAGTTCTTTTCCTTGTCATATTTCTTTACCATATTGGTTAGATACTCAACCGCATAAAGCTGGTTGTTAACAACTGCAACAAGAGGTGGTGCCTGGGCAGCTCTATTAACAGTTGGATACATGCCTTCTATTTCCTTCCACTTCCTAGTCTTAAGATCAAACTCCTCCCCACAAGTCAAGGAGTCAGTTGGACTAGTCATCCCACCAATCACGTAGAATTTTCCATCCATGAAAAAACCAGAGCAAAGCCGTCGTGGGCAGTGCATGTTTGGCAACATCTCCCACCTGCCGGTGGCAGAATTATAAAGCTCTGCAGATTTCAGTATGTTACCGTTCTTATCGCTCCCCCCTGCAACAATAGCGATCGAACCAAGACTACTAGATCCAAATAAACACCGAGGATGGTT
This window contains:
- the LOC113708102 gene encoding F-box/kelch-repeat protein At5g60570-like, whose product is MVLETQKLKKLLTSSYKMNKLNSDCLVGGLKGGEVAVRSGVGDDDQGNFGSNDSFLPGLHDDVALTCLAWACRSDYSSLSCLNARFNKLIKSGDLYELRRQLGIVEHWVYLVCDPRGWEAFDPFKNRWMRLPKIPCDDCFNYADKESLAVGSELLVFGRELFEFAIWKYSLVHRDWVKCEGMNHPRCLFGSSSLGSIAIVAGGSDKNGNILKSAELYNSATGRWEMLPNMHCPRRLCSGFFMDGKFYVIGGMTSPTDSLTCGEEFDLKTRKWKEIEGMYPTVNRAAQAPPLVAVVNNQLYAVEYLTNMVKKYDKEKNSWDVLGRLPVRADSSNGWGLAFKACGKELLVVGGQRGPEGEAIVLNSWSPTSGAKNGTLDWKVLGVKEHAGVFVYNCAVMGC